The segment AAAGGCAGATTGTCTCCCATTTCATTGGGCTGGTCACCGCGATCGAACGCATCCCCAATGCCCAGCAATCCCAAATTGCGGCCCCAGCACTTCACGCCTCCGTCGAGCAATACCACACATGTCGATACGAACGTGCTAATGCTTTTGGCCTTCTGATCCAGTCCAAGGTCGACCGTTGGCAAGTTGTCTCCCATCTCCAGAGGCTCATCGCCTCGATTCATGACATCGCCCCGACCGAGCTGACCATACATGTTGCCTCCCCAACATTTGACGGTAGCGTCATTCAGGAGCGCACACGCATGTTCAAGACCGGCGACCACGGCAATGGCTGTTTTTCCTACCCCAAGATCGACAGCAGGAAGAGCATCGCCCATTTCATTGGATTCGTTACCTCGATGATTGGTATCGCCTAAACCAAGTTGACCCACACCATTATTGCCCCAGCACTTGACGTTGCCATCATTCAGGAGCGCACATGTAAAGCCGACGCCCAATGACAACTCGATGGCCGTTTTGCCCGTTCCCAAATCGACTGCGGGCAATGCGTCACCCATTTCATTCGGTCCATCACCACGCGGCAATGTATCGCCCAGACCAAGCTGTCCGACGTCGTTGGCTCCCCAGCACTTCACGGTGTCGTCGTTCAGAATGGCGCAGGTGTGGCCCCAGCCAGCCGTGATTGCCGTGGCCCATTTCATCGTTCCCAGTTCCACCGCAGGCAGATTGTCCCCCATTTGGCCCGGCATGACGCCTCGATGCGTGTTGTCACCCAATCCGAGCTGCCCGACTGCATTTCTCCCCCAGCATTTCACGCGTCCGGTCGTCGACAGCGCGCACGTATGTATTCCTCCAGCAGAAAGCGCGACGGGCACCATGTCCGTTCCCAAATCGACTGCGGGCAAGTTGTTGCCCATTTCGAATGGTGCATCTCCGCGGTGTTGCTGGTCCCCCAATCCTAACTCTCCGTAGTTGTTCTGGCCCCAGCACTTGACTCGCGCGTCGTCGAGGATGACGCAACTGTGCCCGAGATTGCGCCCAATGACGACCGTCGTCGCCAAATGCCGGCACATCGCAGGACAGCCATCGCCATTCACCGTATTGCCGTCATCGCATAACTCGCCCGTCTGCACGAAGCCATTTCCGCAAATATATTCCTGGCACGTTTCGGAACAACCGTCATTGGGCTCGACGTTTCCATCATCGCAGGCTTCGCCAAGCACGGATGACAGATAACCATCGCCGCAAAAGCAATCCGTTCCTTCCTCGTTCACCGAGCCGTCGCAATCTTCGTCCAATTGATCAGCGTCGCACGTTTCGGTGCTTGGTGTCCGTTCTCCTTCACAGGGCCCGAAACCGAGCCCGCCATGACAAACCATCGTGCCGCCATGACAAACACCCTGGTTCTCCGTGCCTGCGGGGCCGGAATAACACGGGAGCACCTGACTCGGTTCGCAGATGCATCCGAGTCCCCCTTCATTCGTTTGCCCATTACAATCATCGTCTTCGGGCGTGTAGCAGGTTTCCTCGATGGGCAAGACTTGTCCAACACATCCGCCAATGGGTTTTCCCTGCGGATCACATGCCTGCACACCTTCTACGCACGCGCCTTTGCCCTTCGTACCGGGTGGACCATCATAACAAGGGAAGTTGGACTTTGGCATATGCACTGGCGTGGGTCCGTCGCACGCGTCTTCGGTACACGGGTCGCCGTCGTCGAAGTCGGTGGGTACGACAATGGTGCGCGTTTTTCCGAGGCCGTCACATTGCACCTGGACGCAGTCGCCCGGGGTTTGCTGCGCAAGCGCCGTTCCTTCGATAGCATCGACGAAAACGCATGTGCGCTGCTCACAAGCGACCGCCTCACGGCAATCAGGAAATTCGACCGTGCAGTCGTCGATGGTCGAGTAAGTCGCGCCATGCACGCGAGGGAGTCCTTCGAGGATGTGCGCGATCGCATTGCAGCTAGGATTGCCACCCAGCACGAGCGTCGTGAACAGCGCAATGCACGACGAACGAAATCGTTTCATCGGGCCAAACCTCGTCATGGGGCCACGAATGGCAATAGGTCTCCTTGCTCGTCGACATCGTCGCCGATGCGCAGCGTATGACCCAATCCGAGCTGACCCAATTGATTCCATCCCCAGCACTTGATGCGGCCGCCCGTCACGATCGCGCAATCGTGATCGGCTCCGGACGCAATGACCGTTGCCATTTTACCGGTTCCAAGATTGACGGTATCCAACGACCTGTTCCAGCATTCGACATGACCATCGTCCACTAGAGCGCACGAGCTCGTCATGGCTACCGCCGTTTTTCCCGGTCCCAGATCCACCGCCGGAAGATTGTCACCCATCTCGTTCGGTTCGTCGCCGATTGGGGGATTGAGCTGCCCCCAGCACTTGATGCTGCCATCGTTCAACAATGCGCAGATGTGATTGTAATTCGCTGCAATCTGTACGGCCGTTTTTCCCGTGCCCAGATTGACCACAGGCAAAGCATCACCCATGTGCTCAGGCAGAAACCCACGAGACACGTTATCGCCAAGCCCGAGTTGTCCATCGTCATTGCGTCCCCAACACTTCACGCTGCCATCATTCAGGATTGCACACGTGTATTGATGACCGCATGTAACGGCGACGGCTTTTTTTCCGGTTCCCAAGTTCACGGCCGGCAGCATATTGCCCATTTCCAAAGGCTCATCGCCGCGAGTCGCATTGTCCCCCAATCCAAGCTCACCCGCACCACCAGATCCCCAGCATTTGAGCTGCCCGTCGGACAGAATGGCACACGTATGCATGGTTCCTGCGCCGATGGCAATGGCAGGTTTGCCCAAACTCACAGCAGGAAGCTTGTCGCCCATTTCATTGGGATTGTCGCCTCGGTACAATTGATCACCTAGGCCCAATCGTCCATGTCCGTTGCTACCCCAGCATTTGACCGTACCTCCCAATAAAATCACACAGACATGACTTTCTCCGGCAACGATGTCGACGGCATCGTTACCGCTACCCAGACTGGCAGGCGGCAAATTGTCGCCCATTTCATCAGGGTCGTCGCCACGCACTTTCGTATCGCCAACACCAAGCTGTCCGGTAAAGTTCGTTCCCCAGCACTTCACCGGGCTATCCATGAGAATCGCGCACGTGAACTTGTTCCCGGCCGCGATTTTCACCGCGGATCGCAAACATAGTGCAGGACACGCGTCATCGCTCCTCGTGTTGCCATCATCACAACTTTCCCCCTGTTGAAGGCAACCATCACCACATCTAGCGCCGAGGCATCCGTTCGTGCAGGCATCCGTGTTGGATGCATTACCGTCATCACATGGTTCACCCGCCTGGATCACGCCGTCGCCACAGGTTGCAAGCACGCAATCGTTCCGGCACTCGTCCGTATCGTTCGAGTTACCGTCATCGCAGGTTTCGCCGCGCGCAGGCGACACGAAGCCATCTCCACAGATGCAATCGAATCCCTCTTCGTTGGACGTACCATCACAATCTTCATCCAAATTGGCGATATCGCACGTTTCTGCAATGGGAATCTGCTGGCCCTCGCACGGCCCATATCCTAGGCCGTTCGATTTACATGTCTGCAATCCAATCTTGCAAATGCCCGTACCAGCCGTACCGGGCGGCCCCGTATAACATTCCGTCGTTTCACCGGGGAGGCAGTTGCAATTCGCGCCCTCTTCGTTCGTTTCTCCATCGCAGTCGTCGTCGTCGGTCGTCGAACACGTCTCCTCGGCGGGCAGCACTTCACCCTGACAATTGCCAAATGGTTTTCCAGTAGAATCACATAATTGAATGCCATCCCGGCAGATCCCCTTCCCTCGCGCTTCGGTTGGTCCGCTGAAACAATGATAAAATGGCTCGACGCTGTGGACCGGGACCGTACCTTCGCAATGGTCGAACGTGCAGGGATTGCCGTCGTCCCCTGGATCCGATGGGTCGGGGACCCACTTAACGCGACCTGTACCGTCGCAGACCTTCTTCACGCAATCTCCCTGAGTTTGCTGGGCGAGCGGTGAATCTTGGGGCATTGGGACGAAGATGCAGCCCAAATCGACTTCGGGTAAGGCATTGCCCATTTCACCCGGCACGTCACCGCGATGATTGGTATCGCCGAGGCCGAGCTGCCCATGACCATTGTCTCCCCAGCACTTGATTCGGCCGCCCGCGAGAAGCGCACACGAGTAACTCCATCCGGCAGCGATTGCGGTCGCCACTTCGTTCGTTCCCAAATCGACGGGGGGAAGATTGGCTCCCATTTCACCAGATTGGTCTCCTCGGTGGTTCGCGTCTCCCAGTCCAAGCGCTCCGTTCCCATTGTAGCCCCAGCATTTGACGGTTCCATCCTCGATGAGCGCGCAAACGTGGTACATTCTCGTCGAAATGGCCACGGCCTTCTTCGAGCCATCGATGTCCACCGCGGGCAATTTGTCGCCCATATCCGTCGGATTGCCCCCGCGCCACACCTCGTCGCCGAGGCCGAGCAGTCCATAATAATTGCCGCCCCAGCATTTGACGGTACCATCATTCAGCAGGGCGCAGGTGTGACCGTATCCAGCGGCAATCGCAACGGCCGTCTTGTCGGTTCCCAGGTTGACGGCGGCAAGCGCATCCCCCATTTCATCAGGCTCATCGCCTCGATGAAGCGTGTCACCCAAACCCAATTGCCCCGAGTCGTTCCTACCCCAACATTTGACATTTCCGTCAAGTAGCAGAGCGCACGAGTGTTCGAAGCCCGCGGCAACGGCGATTGCGTGTTTATCCGTGCCGAGGTCGACGGCGGGCACATACCCTGGCCTCGTTTCAGGCGTCGCGCCACGCCGCTCGGTGTCACCCAATCCGAGCTGACCATAATCATTGTCTCCCCAGCACTTGACGCGTCCGTCAATGAGCACGGCGCAGGTATGGTCATGTCCTGCTGCAACATCGACGACGGGGAAAAAGCACGTGGAGGGGCAACCGTCACCATCCAGAACATTGCCGTCGTCGCAGCTCTCTTCGAACTGATGAATGCCATCGCCGCATGGGGCATTCTTGCAATCCGGCAAGCAGCGATCCGTCGGATCGAGGTTCTGGTCGTCGCATTCTTCGCCAAGCAAGGATGCTACGAATCCGTCGCCGCACGTAGAAATTTGACACAGCGGATTGCACGCATCCGCCGCATCGATATTTCCGTCGTCGCACATTTCTCCGTGCGAAACGACATTATCACCACATGTACAATCCAAACCGTCTTCGTTCACCTCGCCGTCGCAATCCTCGTCGACGAATCCCGGATCGCAATGTTCGACGCCGGGGACGACTTCGCCTTCGCACGGGCCATACGCGATGCCATCGGCGGAGCAGGTCATGAAGCCGTGGCGGCATACTCCAATCCCATCCGTACCGTCCGGCCCCGAATAGCACGGCAGGGCAAACCCCGGCGTGCACGCGCACCCGTCGCCCTCTTCATTGACGAATCCGTCGCAATCGTCATCCTGCGGCGTGTAACACGTCTCCAACCTTGGAACCACCTGTCCTTCACAAATTCCGACGGGTTTGCCGGTCGCATCGCATGCTTGAAACCCCGCTTTGCAGAGCCCTTGGTTCTGCGTGCCCAGTGGGCCGGTATAACATGAAAAACCATTTTGCAGTGTATGTGTTGGAGCAAAACCATCGCACGCATCGAGAGTGCAAGGATTGCCGTCATCCGCGTCGTCGGGAAGTGGAATCTGTTTCGTGCCGCCCTTGCCGTCGCATTGCGTCTGCATGCAATCACCTGAAACCTGCATCGGCAGCGGGTTGCCTTCGATGGCATGTTCGAAGATGCATCGGTTCTCCGTGCAAGCCACCGCCGTTCGACATGCCGGTTCCGCCACGGTGCAATCCGCCAAGGAAATACATCCATCAGCATCGAGCGCATTGCCGGGCCAAATATCGGCGAACGCATTACATCCACAAAAGCTGCCCACGAACGCAAGCGATACGAACCGGAACGTTTTGCTGAGCAAGTTCAGGTTCGTCGTTCGCACGGTCATTGTTCAACGGTATAGGCGAATGATTCTTCACGTCAAGTCTCTGCGGACGACCCGCCTTGCTTTCCGTGTGTGAAACATTTAGGGTCGGCACGTCGCCTTGTCGTCGCGCTCGAGGTACCCATGCGAGAAGCCCTTCCACTCGTCATTGTCATGTTGGCAATTTTCATTCCGAGCTGTAATTGGCTCGCAGCCATCGAGTATGCCACGGATGGCGAATGCGCCATTGCCGAGGAATGTCCGGTCGAAGTCGCCGAATGTCGCAAGGCCATTGCGTGTGACGCGGGACGATGCGTGTACGACGATATGCTTGCTGGCACGCTGATCCCAGGCCAGAAGCTGGGGGATTGTGTGGACGTCGTGTGTAATGGATCCGGTGGTAAAAAGGTCATTCCCGCGCCACTCGATGTGGAAAACGATGGCGATCCGTGCACCATCGATTCGTGCGAAGGAACGTTGCCCAAACACGTACCGGGGCGTGAAATTCCGTGCTTCAGCGGCCCTGCAGAATTGATCGGCATTGGCGCGTGCCGCTCGGGCACGTTGTATTGCGATGCGTTTGGCGTGCCCATCTCCGGGTGTTTGGATGAAGTCGCTCCGCGGCCAGAAACATGTCTCTCTCCGCTCGATGACGATTGCGACGGCGAGGTGAACGAAGAAGGTGAAGGCTGCATTTGCACGCCTGGCGAGGTCGGCGAATGTTACACGGGAGCAATGGGGACCGCGGGCACCGGCGAATGCAAAAAGGGCCTGCAAGCATGCGCCGATTCCGGCAGCGGATTCGAGGAGTGCAAGGGCGAAGTGGTTCCGCGGGACGAGGTTTGCGATGCCGCCATGATCGACGAAGATTGTGACGGAGAAGTGAACGAAGAGGGCGCGGATTGTTTTTGCGGAGACGGCTACGTATCGGTAGGCGAAGAATGCGACGATGCGAATCAAGACAATGCCGACGCGTGCTCGAGCACCTGCAAAGCGGCCGTGTATGGCGACGGCATCGTGCAAAGCGGCCTTGGAGAGACTTGCGACGACGGCAATGTCATTTCTACCGACTTCTGCACCGCACAATGCCAACCTGCAGCCTGCGGTGATGGAATCGTTCAAATCGGCGAACGCTGCGATGATGGCAATACAATCGATGGAGACGATTGTCCGAGCATTTGTTCGACACCGGTGGTACGAGTCGTCATGGGTGAATACCACACCTGTGCATTGCTCGCGGACGGTCGCGTCAAGTGTTGGGGCTTCAATCAACGCGGGCAGCTTGGGCTGGGAGACGTGGTGGATCGGGGCAATGCACCGAATCAAATGGGCGAGAATCTACCAGCAGTGAATTTGGGTGCGGGAAAAACAGCAATGGACATTGCTGCGGGCAAATCGCATAACTGCGCAATCCTGAACGACGGGCAAGTGAAGTGCTGGGGCTCCAATGATTGCGACTCGAGCTCGTATGGGAAGCTCGGTCTCGGCGAGATCACGCTTGCACGGGGCGTCAACATGGGACAGATGGGCGATGCACTTCCGGCCGTGGATCTCGGCACGGGCAGGACCGCGATCAGCATTGCTGCGGGGCACGAGCACACCTGCGCGCTGCTCGACGATGGCAGCGTCAAGTGTTGGGGGTGCAATCCTTATGGGGCACTCGGACTGGGAGATGAAGAATTACGGGGCGATTCTCCTGCGGACATGGGTGATCTTTTACCCGCGGTCGATCTGGGGACGGCCAAAGTGGCGACGGCCATTGCCGCCGGAGTGGCTCGCACATGCGTTCTTTTTGCCGATGCGACGCTGAAGTGCTGGGGCGCCAATTATCATGGTGCGCTCGGATTGGGTGACAAGAATCATCGTGGCGACGGTCCGAATGAAATGGGCAACAATTTGCCCACGATCGACCTGGGCACGGGGAAACACGCAATCGCCGTTTCCGGCATGTATCATAGCTGCGCGCAGCTCGATGATGGCAGCGTCAAGTGTTGGGGATACAATGACTATGGAACGCTTGGCCTCGGTGATACGTGGCTTCGCGGCGATGCGCCGGGGGAAATGGGAAATGCCTTGCCGGCAGTCGATCTAGGCACGGGCGTGACGGCCGTTTCGCTTGCCGGAGGCTACGACCATACCTGCGCGGTCACCAGTGATGGGCGCGTGAAATGCTGGGGAAATGGGCATTCGGGCGGGCTTGGTTTGGGCTCGACGACGAGTCGTGGCGGATTACCTGGTCAAATGGGCAATGCGTTGCCATTCGTCGACCTGGGATCGGCCAAGTTTGCGGTGGGCATTGCTGCGGG is part of the Polyangiaceae bacterium genome and harbors:
- a CDS encoding DUF4215 domain-containing protein; the protein is MKRFRSSCIALFTTLVLGGNPSCNAIAHILEGLPRVHGATYSTIDDCTVEFPDCREAVACEQRTCVFVDAIEGTALAQQTPGDCVQVQCDGLGKTRTIVVPTDFDDGDPCTEDACDGPTPVHMPKSNFPCYDGPPGTKGKGACVEGVQACDPQGKPIGGCVGQVLPIEETCYTPEDDDCNGQTNEGGLGCICEPSQVLPCYSGPAGTENQGVCHGGTMVCHGGLGFGPCEGERTPSTETCDADQLDEDCDGSVNEEGTDCFCGDGYLSSVLGEACDDGNVEPNDGCSETCQEYICGNGFVQTGELCDDGNTVNGDGCPAMCRHLATTVVIGRNLGHSCVILDDARVKCWGQNNYGELGLGDQQHRGDAPFEMGNNLPAVDLGTDMVPVALSAGGIHTCALSTTGRVKCWGRNAVGQLGLGDNTHRGVMPGQMGDNLPAVELGTMKWATAITAGWGHTCAILNDDTVKCWGANDVGQLGLGDTLPRGDGPNEMGDALPAVDLGTGKTAIELSLGVGFTCALLNDGNVKCWGNNGVGQLGLGDTNHRGNESNEMGDALPAVDLGVGKTAIAVVAGLEHACALLNDATVKCWGGNMYGQLGRGDVMNRGDEPLEMGDNLPTVDLGLDQKAKSISTFVSTCVVLLDGGVKCWGRNLGLLGIGDAFDRGDQPNEMGDNLPFVNLGTGATVASVAVGGCACALLTTGDLKCWGPNYYGQLGLGDKETRGDEAGEMGNQLPHILF
- a CDS encoding DUF4215 domain-containing protein, translated to MTVRTTNLNLLSKTFRFVSLAFVGSFCGCNAFADIWPGNALDADGCISLADCTVAEPACRTAVACTENRCIFEHAIEGNPLPMQVSGDCMQTQCDGKGGTKQIPLPDDADDGNPCTLDACDGFAPTHTLQNGFSCYTGPLGTQNQGLCKAGFQACDATGKPVGICEGQVVPRLETCYTPQDDDCDGFVNEEGDGCACTPGFALPCYSGPDGTDGIGVCRHGFMTCSADGIAYGPCEGEVVPGVEHCDPGFVDEDCDGEVNEDGLDCTCGDNVVSHGEMCDDGNIDAADACNPLCQISTCGDGFVASLLGEECDDQNLDPTDRCLPDCKNAPCGDGIHQFEESCDDGNVLDGDGCPSTCFFPVVDVAAGHDHTCAVLIDGRVKCWGDNDYGQLGLGDTERRGATPETRPGYVPAVDLGTDKHAIAVAAGFEHSCALLLDGNVKCWGRNDSGQLGLGDTLHRGDEPDEMGDALAAVNLGTDKTAVAIAAGYGHTCALLNDGTVKCWGGNYYGLLGLGDEVWRGGNPTDMGDKLPAVDIDGSKKAVAISTRMYHVCALIEDGTVKCWGYNGNGALGLGDANHRGDQSGEMGANLPPVDLGTNEVATAIAAGWSYSCALLAGGRIKCWGDNGHGQLGLGDTNHRGDVPGEMGNALPEVDLGCIFVPMPQDSPLAQQTQGDCVKKVCDGTGRVKWVPDPSDPGDDGNPCTFDHCEGTVPVHSVEPFYHCFSGPTEARGKGICRDGIQLCDSTGKPFGNCQGEVLPAEETCSTTDDDDCDGETNEEGANCNCLPGETTECYTGPPGTAGTGICKIGLQTCKSNGLGYGPCEGQQIPIAETCDIANLDEDCDGTSNEEGFDCICGDGFVSPARGETCDDGNSNDTDECRNDCVLATCGDGVIQAGEPCDDGNASNTDACTNGCLGARCGDGCLQQGESCDDGNTRSDDACPALCLRSAVKIAAGNKFTCAILMDSPVKCWGTNFTGQLGVGDTKVRGDDPDEMGDNLPPASLGSGNDAVDIVAGESHVCVILLGGTVKCWGSNGHGRLGLGDQLYRGDNPNEMGDKLPAVSLGKPAIAIGAGTMHTCAILSDGQLKCWGSGGAGELGLGDNATRGDEPLEMGNMLPAVNLGTGKKAVAVTCGHQYTCAILNDGSVKCWGRNDDGQLGLGDNVSRGFLPEHMGDALPVVNLGTGKTAVQIAANYNHICALLNDGSIKCWGQLNPPIGDEPNEMGDNLPAVDLGPGKTAVAMTSSCALVDDGHVECWNRSLDTVNLGTGKMATVIASGADHDCAIVTGGRIKCWGWNQLGQLGLGHTLRIGDDVDEQGDLLPFVAP
- a CDS encoding DUF4215 domain-containing protein, which codes for MREALPLVIVMLAIFIPSCNWLAAIEYATDGECAIAEECPVEVAECRKAIACDAGRCVYDDMLAGTLIPGQKLGDCVDVVCNGSGGKKVIPAPLDVENDGDPCTIDSCEGTLPKHVPGREIPCFSGPAELIGIGACRSGTLYCDAFGVPISGCLDEVAPRPETCLSPLDDDCDGEVNEEGEGCICTPGEVGECYTGAMGTAGTGECKKGLQACADSGSGFEECKGEVVPRDEVCDAAMIDEDCDGEVNEEGADCFCGDGYVSVGEECDDANQDNADACSSTCKAAVYGDGIVQSGLGETCDDGNVISTDFCTAQCQPAACGDGIVQIGERCDDGNTIDGDDCPSICSTPVVRVVMGEYHTCALLADGRVKCWGFNQRGQLGLGDVVDRGNAPNQMGENLPAVNLGAGKTAMDIAAGKSHNCAILNDGQVKCWGSNDCDSSSYGKLGLGEITLARGVNMGQMGDALPAVDLGTGRTAISIAAGHEHTCALLDDGSVKCWGCNPYGALGLGDEELRGDSPADMGDLLPAVDLGTAKVATAIAAGVARTCVLFADATLKCWGANYHGALGLGDKNHRGDGPNEMGNNLPTIDLGTGKHAIAVSGMYHSCAQLDDGSVKCWGYNDYGTLGLGDTWLRGDAPGEMGNALPAVDLGTGVTAVSLAGGYDHTCAVTSDGRVKCWGNGHSGGLGLGSTTSRGGLPGQMGNALPFVDLGSAKFAVGIAAGRNSTCVVFHDGRLKCWGRNTYGQLGLGDEANRGDEPTDMGDNLAHVPL